From Xylanibacter oryzae DSM 17970, a single genomic window includes:
- a CDS encoding elongation factor G, protein MRVYQTNEIKNIALLGSAGSGKTTLAESMLFESGITKRRGSVEAKNTVSDYFPVEQEYGYSVFPTVFHTEWNNKKLNIIDCPGSDDFVGGAITALNVTDQAVILINGQYGPEVGTQNNFRYTEKIQKPVIFLINQLDSEKCDFDSIINSMQDIYGSKCVQVQYPLQTGAMFNSLIDVLLMKKYSWSPEGGAPTIEDIPAEEMDKALELHKTLVEAAAENDESLMEKFFESETLTEDEMREGIRKGLVTRSVFPVFCVCAGKDMGVRRLMEFLGNVVPFVSEMPKVHNSRGEEVEPNAAGPESLYFFKTGMEPHIGEVSYFKVMSGKVKVGDDLTNADRGSKERIAQIYACAGATRIPVDELQAGDIGCTVKLKDVKTGNTLNGKDCENKYDFIKYPNPKYSRAVSAVNEQETEKMMVAITRMRQEDPTWVVEQSKELRQTIVHGQGEFHLRTLKWRIENIDKIQIKFQEPRIPYRETITKSARADYRHKKQSGGAGQFGEVHLIVEPYAEGMPDPTTFKFNGQEFKMNIKGKEVVDLEWGGKLVFINSVVGGAIDTRFMPAILKGIMERMEQGPLTGSYARDVRVIVYDGKMHPVDSNELSFMLAARSAFSEAFKNAGPKILEPIYDLEVYVPADFMGDVMGDLQGRRAMIMGMDSEAGYQKLQVKIPLKELSNYSISLSSITGGRASFTTKFASYELVPNDIQQQLIQEHEREIAEKEN, encoded by the coding sequence ATGAGAGTATATCAGACAAACGAAATTAAGAACATCGCATTGCTTGGCAGTGCGGGTAGCGGCAAGACTACTCTTGCCGAATCAATGCTTTTCGAAAGTGGTATTACTAAACGTCGTGGCTCCGTAGAAGCAAAAAACACAGTTAGCGACTACTTTCCTGTAGAACAAGAATATGGCTACTCGGTTTTTCCTACAGTTTTTCATACAGAGTGGAATAATAAAAAACTTAATATAATAGATTGCCCTGGATCAGATGATTTTGTTGGTGGCGCAATTACAGCTCTTAATGTTACAGATCAGGCTGTAATTCTTATAAATGGACAATACGGTCCTGAGGTCGGGACACAGAATAATTTCAGATATACAGAAAAGATACAAAAGCCAGTGATATTTTTGATTAATCAGCTGGATAGTGAAAAATGTGATTTCGATTCTATTATCAATAGTATGCAAGATATATACGGGTCGAAATGTGTGCAAGTGCAGTATCCTTTGCAGACAGGAGCTATGTTCAATTCGCTTATAGATGTGCTCTTGATGAAAAAATATTCATGGTCGCCTGAAGGTGGGGCTCCAACAATAGAAGATATACCTGCTGAAGAGATGGATAAAGCTTTAGAATTGCACAAGACTCTGGTTGAAGCCGCTGCTGAAAATGATGAAAGTCTTATGGAAAAATTCTTTGAATCAGAGACTTTGACAGAAGATGAAATGCGTGAAGGTATTCGTAAAGGACTTGTTACTCGTTCAGTCTTCCCTGTCTTCTGTGTATGTGCCGGTAAGGATATGGGTGTTCGCCGATTGATGGAATTCTTAGGAAATGTAGTTCCGTTTGTTAGTGAAATGCCAAAAGTTCATAATTCTCGTGGAGAGGAAGTAGAACCAAATGCGGCAGGACCTGAATCTCTTTATTTCTTCAAGACAGGTATGGAACCTCATATAGGTGAGGTTAGCTATTTCAAAGTAATGAGTGGCAAAGTTAAGGTTGGTGATGATCTCACTAATGCAGACCGTGGTTCAAAGGAGCGTATTGCTCAGATTTATGCTTGTGCAGGAGCAACTCGTATTCCTGTAGATGAATTGCAGGCAGGCGATATAGGTTGTACCGTGAAACTTAAAGATGTAAAGACCGGAAATACTTTAAACGGTAAAGATTGTGAAAATAAATACGATTTCATAAAATATCCTAATCCCAAATACTCTCGTGCAGTTAGCGCTGTTAATGAACAAGAAACAGAGAAGATGATGGTAGCTATTACACGTATGCGTCAGGAAGATCCTACTTGGGTAGTAGAGCAAAGTAAAGAGCTGCGACAGACCATTGTTCATGGTCAGGGAGAATTTCATCTTCGTACATTAAAGTGGCGTATTGAGAATATCGATAAAATACAGATAAAGTTTCAAGAACCACGTATTCCATATCGTGAGACTATTACAAAGTCGGCTCGTGCTGATTACCGTCATAAGAAACAATCTGGTGGCGCTGGGCAATTCGGAGAAGTTCATCTTATTGTGGAACCTTATGCCGAAGGAATGCCAGACCCAACAACATTTAAGTTTAACGGTCAGGAATTTAAAATGAATATAAAAGGTAAGGAAGTTGTAGACCTAGAGTGGGGCGGCAAACTTGTTTTTATAAATTCTGTAGTTGGTGGCGCTATTGATACCAGATTTATGCCTGCTATTCTAAAAGGTATAATGGAAAGGATGGAACAAGGTCCACTTACAGGAAGTTATGCACGTGATGTTCGGGTTATTGTATATGATGGTAAAATGCACCCTGTAGATAGTAATGAATTGTCATTTATGCTTGCAGCACGCAGTGCCTTCTCAGAAGCATTCAAAAATGCAGGTCCTAAAATTCTTGAACCAATATATGATTTGGAAGTATATGTTCCTGCTGATTTTATGGGTGATGTTATGGGAGATCTGCAAGGGCGCAGAGCTATGATTATGGGTATGGATAGTGAGGCCGGATACCAAAAATTACAAGTCAAAATACCATTAAAAGAATTATCCAATTATTCTATAAGTTTGAGCAGTATTACAGGAGGAAGAGCAAGTTTTACAACAAAGTTTGCAAGTTATGAACTGGTTCCAAATGATATACAACAACAACTTATACAGGAACACGAGAGGGAAATTGCAGAAAAAGAAAATTAA
- the ald gene encoding alanine dehydrogenase, producing MKIGIPKEIKDNEGRVGMTPAGVAEFVKHGHEVYVQHTAGDNSGFSDKEYEDVGANIISGIENVYKIADMILKVKEPIKQEYDLVRKGQLLFTYFHFACDKPLTDAMIKSGAICLAYETVQKDDHSLPLLIPMSEVAGRMATINGTYYLQKTKGGKGKLISGVPGVKPAHVLVLGGGIVGEAAARQAAGMGADVTIADISLPRLRQLAIEMPVNVHTLYSSEHNIRKEIKISDIIIGSVLIPGDKTPKLITRSMLKEMEPGTVLVDVAIDQGGCFETSHPTTHSDPIYIIDGIVHYAVANIPGSVPNTSTTALTNATLKYAIALADKGWKQACREDSALYRGLNIVEGKVTFEAVANVWGLKYEKVKL from the coding sequence ATGAAAATTGGTATTCCTAAAGAGATCAAAGACAACGAGGGTCGTGTAGGCATGACTCCTGCTGGTGTTGCCGAATTTGTAAAACACGGCCATGAAGTATACGTGCAGCACACCGCTGGTGACAACAGTGGATTCAGCGACAAAGAGTATGAAGATGTCGGTGCAAATATCATTTCTGGAATAGAGAATGTCTACAAAATTGCAGATATGATATTAAAGGTAAAAGAACCAATTAAACAGGAGTATGACTTGGTTAGAAAAGGTCAACTGCTATTCACATACTTCCACTTTGCATGTGATAAACCACTGACAGATGCGATGATAAAAAGCGGCGCTATATGTCTGGCTTATGAAACTGTGCAAAAGGATGACCACAGCCTGCCACTCCTTATACCAATGAGCGAAGTTGCAGGAAGGATGGCAACAATCAACGGTACTTACTATCTGCAAAAGACTAAAGGAGGAAAAGGCAAACTTATAAGTGGAGTGCCTGGAGTTAAACCTGCACATGTACTAGTTTTGGGAGGTGGTATTGTAGGCGAAGCGGCTGCTAGGCAAGCTGCCGGAATGGGAGCAGATGTAACTATTGCAGATATTTCACTTCCTAGGTTGCGCCAGCTGGCAATAGAAATGCCAGTCAACGTACATACATTGTATTCTTCAGAGCACAATATCCGTAAAGAGATTAAGATTTCAGACATTATCATAGGTTCTGTATTAATACCAGGTGACAAGACCCCAAAACTTATAACCAGAAGTATGCTGAAAGAGATGGAACCAGGTACTGTATTAGTAGATGTTGCTATAGATCAAGGTGGATGTTTTGAAACATCACATCCAACTACACACAGTGATCCTATATATATTATAGACGGCATTGTACATTATGCTGTAGCTAATATACCAGGATCGGTACCAAACACTTCTACTACTGCTCTTACAAATGCTACATTAAAATATGCAATAGCTCTAGCGGACAAAGGATGGAAACAAGCTTGCCGTGAAGACAGTGCGCTATACCGTGGTTTGAACATAGTTGAAGGTAAAGTAACATTCGAGGCTGTTGCCAATGTATGGGGATTAAAATACGAGAAGGTAAAACTATAA
- a CDS encoding sensor histidine kinase, translated as MKKKTIWVIAFVMGFSFIGLLVLQLLYIEEMVKMKKEQFDESVNRSLYQASRNLELNETLRYLEKDVNETERRSLKQDSIGRRGVDINGPIQHSHQYAVTGKDGTVYSSFELKTITTKPSTMPKAMILRNDKNTLTEASKSLQEIVKNRYVYQKALLDEVVYSILYTASDKPLKERVNFKLLDQDLRSELLNNGIDIPYHFTVSTQDGREVYRCPDYEPQGEEYTYTQVLFRNDPQSKMGVVKIHFPDMNSYIFSSVRFMIPSIIFTIVLLVTFIFTIVVVFRQKRLTEIKNDFINNMTHELKTPISSISLAAQMLNDESVTKSATMMKHLAGVISDETKRLRFLVEKVLQMSMFDRKKAIFKKKELDINALVESVSRTFSLRVEHTGGKINVDLKAIYPTIYVDEMHFTNVVFNLIDNAVKYRKPDEEMFLKVATWNDENNVCLSIEDNGLGIKKENLKKIFEKFYRVHTGNVHDVKGFGLGLAYVKKIVDLHKGNIRVESEYGKGTKFIITLPIIKN; from the coding sequence ATGAAAAAGAAAACAATTTGGGTAATAGCATTTGTGATGGGTTTTTCATTCATCGGTCTGTTAGTTCTTCAGCTTTTATACATCGAAGAGATGGTAAAGATGAAAAAAGAACAGTTTGATGAGTCTGTCAACCGAAGTCTATATCAGGCATCCAGAAATCTTGAGTTGAATGAGACTCTAAGATATTTGGAGAAAGATGTTAACGAAACAGAACGTAGATCTTTAAAGCAGGATTCTATAGGGAGGAGAGGAGTTGACATTAATGGTCCGATACAGCATTCCCATCAATATGCAGTAACAGGTAAAGATGGCACTGTATATTCTTCTTTTGAATTAAAGACGATTACGACTAAACCTTCTACAATGCCAAAGGCGATGATACTCCGTAATGATAAGAACACCCTTACCGAAGCGTCAAAATCACTACAGGAGATAGTCAAAAATAGATATGTATATCAGAAAGCATTATTAGATGAGGTTGTTTATAGTATATTGTATACAGCATCAGACAAACCATTGAAAGAGCGCGTAAACTTTAAGCTTTTGGATCAGGATTTACGTTCTGAATTGCTTAATAACGGTATAGATATTCCGTATCATTTCACTGTTTCCACACAAGATGGAAGAGAAGTTTATCGTTGTCCTGATTATGAACCTCAGGGTGAAGAATATACATATACGCAAGTGCTTTTTAGAAATGACCCACAGTCAAAAATGGGAGTCGTAAAGATACACTTCCCTGATATGAATAGTTATATATTCAGCAGTGTAAGATTTATGATACCATCAATAATATTTACGATAGTACTTCTTGTTACATTCATATTTACTATTGTAGTTGTATTCAGGCAGAAAAGGCTTACAGAGATAAAGAATGACTTTATCAATAATATGACACATGAGTTGAAAACGCCAATAAGCAGTATTTCGCTGGCAGCACAGATGCTTAATGATGAGAGTGTCACAAAAAGTGCTACTATGATGAAACATTTAGCAGGAGTGATAAGCGATGAGACTAAACGACTAAGGTTCTTGGTTGAAAAAGTCTTGCAGATGTCGATGTTTGATCGTAAAAAAGCTATTTTCAAAAAGAAAGAACTTGATATCAATGCACTTGTAGAAAGTGTTTCAAGGACATTTAGCCTTAGAGTAGAGCATACAGGCGGTAAGATAAATGTAGACTTAAAAGCAATCTATCCTACAATATATGTAGATGAGATGCACTTTACTAATGTTGTGTTCAATCTGATTGATAATGCAGTAAAATATCGTAAACCCGACGAGGAAATGTTCCTTAAGGTGGCTACATGGAATGATGAGAATAACGTTTGTCTGTCAATAGAAGACAACGGACTAGGAATTAAAAAAGAAAATCTGAAAAAAATATTTGAGAAATTCTATCGCGTACATACTGGTAACGTACACGATGTCAAGGGTTTCGGCCTGGGACTTGCTTATGTCAAAAAGATAGTAGATTTGCATAAAGGCAATATCCGCGTAGAAAGCGAGTATGGAAAAGGGACAAAATTTATAATAACATTACCAATAATTAAAAATTAA
- the rprY gene encoding response regulator transcription factor RprY — protein sequence MDEKLKILLCEDDENLGMLLREYLQAKGYQAELCPDGEAGFKAFLKSKFDICVLDVMMPKKDGFTLAQEIRSANAEMPIIFLTAKVLKEDILEGFKIGADDYITKPFSMEELVLRIEAILRRVHGKKNKESTLYHIGRFTFDTQKQLLSIGDKQTKLTTKENELLALLCSHANEILQRDFALKTIWIDDNYFNARSMDVYITKLRKHLKDDDQIEIINIHGKGYKLITPEQE from the coding sequence ATGGACGAGAAACTGAAAATCTTGTTGTGCGAAGATGATGAAAATCTAGGAATGCTACTTCGCGAGTATCTGCAAGCAAAAGGATATCAAGCAGAATTGTGTCCTGATGGAGAAGCTGGTTTTAAAGCTTTTCTGAAGAGTAAATTTGACATATGTGTATTAGACGTTATGATGCCAAAGAAAGATGGTTTTACGCTGGCGCAAGAAATTCGTTCGGCTAATGCAGAAATGCCTATTATCTTCTTGACAGCTAAAGTTCTTAAAGAGGACATTCTTGAAGGTTTTAAAATAGGAGCTGATGATTATATCACAAAGCCATTCTCAATGGAAGAGCTTGTACTGCGCATCGAGGCAATACTTCGTCGTGTACATGGCAAGAAAAACAAGGAAAGTACTCTTTATCATATTGGAAGATTCACATTTGATACGCAGAAACAATTACTCTCTATCGGTGATAAGCAGACAAAGCTTACAACAAAAGAGAACGAACTTCTTGCACTTCTTTGCTCACATGCAAATGAAATCCTGCAGCGCGATTTCGCATTGAAAACAATCTGGATAGATGATAACTATTTTAATGCACGTTCAATGGATGTTTACATCACTAAACTTCGTAAGCATCTAAAAGATGATGATCAAATTGAAATTATCAATATTCATGGTAAAGGATACAAATTGATTACTCCGGAACAGGAATAA
- the rpsF gene encoding 30S ribosomal protein S6, which translates to MNQYETVFILTPVLSDEQMKEAVAKFKKVLTDNGAEILNEETWGLKKMAYAIQKKSTGFYCLLEFKAEPTIIETLETAYRRDEKVIRYITVKLEKYAAQYAEKRRNKLGKKEEA; encoded by the coding sequence ATGAATCAATACGAAACCGTTTTCATTTTAACTCCCGTTTTGTCTGATGAACAGATGAAGGAAGCGGTCGCAAAATTCAAGAAAGTACTCACCGATAATGGTGCAGAGATCTTGAACGAAGAGACTTGGGGCTTGAAAAAAATGGCTTATGCTATTCAAAAGAAATCAACAGGTTTTTATTGCCTGTTAGAGTTCAAAGCTGAGCCAACAATAATCGAAACTCTCGAAACAGCTTATCGCCGTGATGAGAAAGTTATTCGTTACATTACAGTTAAGCTCGAAAAGTATGCTGCACAGTATGCTGAGAAGAGAAGAAACAAATTAGGTAAAAAAGAGGAGGCATAA
- the rpsR gene encoding 30S ribosomal protein S18, with the protein MAAKESEIRYLTPPSVDTKKKKYCRFKKSGIKYIDYKDPEFLKKFLNEQGKILPRRITGTSLKYQRRVAQAIKRARQIALLPYVTDLMK; encoded by the coding sequence ATGGCAGCAAAAGAATCAGAAATCCGTTATTTGACTCCGCCTTCAGTGGATACAAAGAAGAAAAAGTATTGCCGTTTCAAGAAGAGCGGTATTAAGTATATCGATTATAAGGATCCTGAATTTCTGAAGAAATTCTTGAATGAGCAAGGTAAGATCCTTCCTCGTCGTATTACAGGTACATCTTTGAAGTACCAGCGTCGTGTGGCTCAGGCTATTAAGCGTGCGCGCCAAATAGCACTGCTTCCTTATGTAACTGACTTGATGAAATAA
- the rplI gene encoding 50S ribosomal protein L9: MEIILKEDILGLGYKNDIVNVKSGYGRNYLIPTGKGIIASESAKKVLAENLRQQAHKLAALKLEAEKKAEALKDVSLEISAKVSAKGVTYGSVNVSSVVDALKAKGIDVDRKIITMKDIKTVGEYVATVHFHKEVVVEIPVTVFAENASKPAAAPAKEAPKAEVVEESAE, translated from the coding sequence ATGGAAATTATATTAAAAGAAGATATCTTGGGCTTAGGCTACAAGAATGATATTGTAAACGTAAAATCTGGTTACGGCCGTAATTACCTTATACCTACGGGTAAAGGTATTATAGCATCTGAATCTGCAAAGAAGGTACTCGCTGAGAACCTAAGACAGCAGGCTCATAAACTTGCAGCTCTTAAACTTGAAGCAGAAAAGAAGGCAGAAGCTCTTAAAGATGTTTCTCTTGAAATTTCAGCTAAGGTTAGTGCAAAAGGTGTGACTTATGGATCTGTAAATGTTTCTTCTGTAGTTGACGCTCTTAAGGCTAAGGGTATTGATGTTGATCGTAAGATTATCACTATGAAGGATATTAAGACAGTTGGTGAGTATGTCGCTACTGTACATTTCCATAAGGAAGTCGTTGTAGAAATTCCTGTAACAGTTTTTGCAGAGAATGCGTCTAAACCTGCAGCAGCTCCAGCAAAGGAGGCTCCAAAGGCTGAAGTCGTAGAAGAATCAGCAGAATAA
- a CDS encoding integrase core domain-containing protein codes for MYTKFWHSQTDNAIAERVNGIIKQEWIYRMKRPKNMDQAIHILKNIIYFYNNKRPHMSNMMKTPAEKRRNYVGC; via the coding sequence ATGTATACCAAATTCTGGCATAGTCAAACAGACAATGCTATTGCAGAACGTGTCAATGGCATCATAAAGCAGGAATGGATTTATCGTATGAAAAGGCCCAAGAATATGGATCAGGCAATCCATATATTAAAAAACATCATATACTTCTATAACAATAAGAGGCCACATATGAGTAACATGATGAAGACACCGGCAGAGAAAAGGAGAAATTATGTTGGATGTTAA
- a CDS encoding PG1828 family lipoprotein, whose amino-acid sequence MKKLVLAFVAVVAISFASCGNKTAQAPAQDSDSVATVDSAANDSAAADSAAVPADSAAAQK is encoded by the coding sequence ATGAAAAAATTAGTTTTAGCATTCGTAGCTGTAGTAGCTATCTCTTTCGCATCTTGTGGTAACAAAACAGCTCAGGCTCCTGCACAGGATTCTGACTCTGTAGCAACTGTTGACAGTGCTGCAAATGATTCAGCTGCTGCTGATTCTGCTGCTGTTCCAGCTGATAGCGCTGCTGCTCAGAAGTAA
- the mtaB gene encoding tRNA (N(6)-L-threonylcarbamoyladenosine(37)-C(2))-methylthiotransferase MtaB, whose product MIDSSAFQGKTAAYFTLGCKLNFSETSTFGKMLHDMGVKTARTDEQADICIINTCSVTEVADHKCRQAIHRLVRNNPNAFVVVTGCYAQLEPETVSNIDGVDLVLGSDEKANLIQFLSDAWSGSKKDESLHQHFSVKTKDIKSFAPSCSRGNRTRYFLKVQDGCDYFCTYCTIPFARGFSRNPTIASLIAQAESAASEGGKEIVLTGVNIGDFGRTTGETFIDLVKALDHVEGIHRFRISSLEPDLLEDSLIDYCATSRAFMPHFHIPLQSGSDSVLKLMHRRYDSALFAHKINLIKEKIPDAFIGVDVMVGTRGETPEYFEETYRFLDSLDVKQLHVFPYSERPGTSALSIPYVVSDKDKKLRSKRLLELSDRKTHEFYSKHIGCDAEVLFEKAPRGKSMHGFTKNYIRVELPAEYSSVEMDNKLINVELVGFNFDNSALIAKLK is encoded by the coding sequence ATGATAGATTCATCCGCCTTTCAAGGCAAAACGGCAGCCTACTTTACTTTAGGTTGCAAGCTTAACTTTTCAGAGACATCTACATTCGGAAAGATGTTGCATGATATGGGGGTAAAAACTGCTCGTACTGATGAACAGGCAGATATCTGTATAATAAACACATGTTCTGTGACTGAAGTTGCAGATCACAAGTGTCGTCAGGCAATCCATCGCCTTGTGCGTAATAATCCAAATGCGTTTGTTGTAGTAACAGGTTGCTATGCCCAGCTAGAGCCTGAAACGGTAAGTAATATAGATGGGGTAGACTTAGTACTAGGTTCAGACGAAAAGGCTAATCTTATTCAATTTTTGTCCGATGCATGGAGTGGTTCTAAGAAAGATGAATCCTTGCACCAACATTTTTCTGTAAAGACGAAAGATATTAAGTCATTTGCTCCTAGTTGCTCTAGAGGTAATCGTACACGTTATTTTCTAAAGGTTCAAGACGGTTGTGATTATTTCTGTACCTATTGCACTATACCTTTTGCACGTGGATTCAGTAGAAATCCGACAATAGCATCATTAATTGCTCAAGCTGAATCGGCTGCAAGTGAAGGAGGTAAAGAAATAGTACTTACGGGTGTAAATATAGGTGATTTTGGAAGGACAACCGGAGAGACTTTCATAGATCTTGTTAAAGCTCTAGATCACGTAGAAGGAATACATCGTTTCAGAATAAGTAGTTTGGAGCCGGATTTGCTTGAAGACTCGCTTATAGATTACTGTGCAACAAGTAGAGCTTTTATGCCACATTTTCACATACCTCTTCAGAGTGGTTCTGATTCTGTTCTAAAACTGATGCACCGTCGTTATGATAGTGCTCTTTTTGCTCATAAAATAAATCTCATAAAAGAAAAAATACCGGATGCATTTATTGGCGTAGATGTTATGGTTGGTACGAGGGGAGAAACACCTGAATATTTTGAAGAGACATATCGTTTTCTTGATTCTCTTGATGTAAAACAATTGCACGTGTTCCCTTATTCTGAACGTCCTGGTACATCAGCACTAAGTATTCCGTATGTTGTTTCAGACAAAGACAAAAAACTACGCAGTAAGAGACTTTTGGAGTTATCAGACAGGAAAACTCATGAGTTTTATTCCAAACATATAGGTTGTGATGCCGAAGTTCTTTTTGAGAAGGCTCCGCGTGGCAAATCAATGCATGGTTTTACTAAGAATTATATACGAGTTGAATTGCCTGCAGAATATTCATCTGTAGAGATGGATAATAAACTGATAAATGTGGAACTTGTTGGCTTTAATTTTGATAATTCAGCTTTAATAGCGAAACTAAAGTAA
- a CDS encoding glycosyltransferase family 2 protein, translating to MDKVAIVILNWNGLSMLKQYLPSLIEYSRDDASIYVADNASTDGSFEMLKKDFPMCKLIRLEKNWGFADGYNKTLEQIDAEYYLLLNSDIEVTHHWLTPLIEFMDVHPEAAACQPKLLSEADKDSFEYAGACGGFIDKYGYPFCRGRIFNNVEEDNGQYDYATEIFWATGASLMVRAKDYKEVGGLDGRFFAHNEEIDLCWRLRLKGRKIFCIPESYVYHVGGGTLPKSNPMKTFLNFRNNLTMLYKNLPDDELKHVMRVRWFLDYIAAFETLFINFNIGDFKAIYKARKAFKKWRNTFDEDRTNIQQTTVLKKIPEKRDFSLLWQYYVKGRKLFSELP from the coding sequence ATGGATAAAGTAGCAATAGTAATATTAAACTGGAATGGCCTGTCGATGTTAAAGCAATATCTGCCTTCATTGATAGAGTATTCTCGTGATGATGCTTCCATATATGTAGCTGATAATGCATCTACTGATGGGTCTTTCGAAATGCTGAAAAAAGATTTCCCAATGTGTAAGTTGATTCGCCTGGAAAAAAACTGGGGCTTTGCTGATGGATATAATAAAACCCTTGAGCAGATAGATGCTGAATACTATTTGCTTCTCAATTCGGATATTGAAGTTACTCATCATTGGCTGACACCGTTAATCGAATTTATGGATGTTCATCCTGAAGCTGCTGCATGTCAACCCAAATTGCTATCAGAGGCAGACAAAGATTCTTTTGAATATGCTGGAGCGTGTGGAGGATTCATAGATAAATATGGTTATCCATTTTGTAGAGGAAGGATTTTTAATAATGTAGAAGAAGATAACGGCCAGTATGATTATGCTACAGAGATTTTTTGGGCTACAGGTGCTTCATTGATGGTAAGGGCTAAGGATTATAAAGAAGTTGGAGGCCTAGATGGTCGTTTCTTCGCTCATAATGAGGAAATAGACTTATGCTGGAGATTGAGACTAAAGGGGCGCAAAATATTTTGCATACCTGAAAGTTATGTATATCATGTAGGTGGTGGTACTTTGCCAAAAAGTAATCCGATGAAGACCTTTCTGAATTTTCGCAATAATTTGACCATGCTTTACAAGAATCTGCCTGATGACGAATTAAAACATGTTATGCGAGTGCGTTGGTTCTTGGATTATATTGCAGCATTTGAAACACTCTTTATCAATTTTAATATAGGAGACTTTAAAGCCATTTATAAGGCAAGGAAGGCTTTTAAGAAGTGGAGGAACACTTTTGATGAAGATAGAACAAATATACAGCAGACAACAGTGTTAAAAAAAATACCAGAGAAGCGTGACTTTTCGCTACTCTGGCAATATTATGTAAAAGGCCGAAAACTATTTTCAGAATTGCCTTAG